The genome window ACAACCCTGTCATCGATCAAGTATTGATGTTCGAGAACCCCCCCGAGAGCCAGGAAACTGACACGCCGCGCGCCGCTACAAGACGAGGACACCACGAACGACCTGTCTGGAATCAGGCTCACGTCACGGACGCTATATAAATTCGCCAGATGCAGGCCATTCCAGCGGATATCGTTCAAAATAAGCCCGTCTTCGATCTCGGTCGGTAGTCCCGAAACATCAAGTATTGTTTTTACATAGCTCGATAACGCTATCTGATCATCCGCTTTTCTCGACCAGAACACGCTCAGGAAAACTGCTTGCAGAAGAATCAAAGCCAAGAGGCTGACTATAACGAGACGGTCCGACCGCAATAAGCCAAAAAAAGCGACAGCGGACATGACCGCGATAAGGATTGATAGAACAAAGAGAGTAGGGTTGCTGTTGAATAGTTCAATGAGCACTTTGTGAGCCTATTTTTAGGGGCGTGTTAAAAGATAAAGAAGCTCTCCGTCAGGTGTCAGCCACGGTTGCGCTCCGCGTCTTTGATTTATTGCACGGATTGCGTTGGCTGTCTGGTTCCCGAATGCGCCATCAACCTGTAGCCCCGCGCCAAACCGATTGAGCGCTGTCTGCAATGCTGTACTGGCTTCGCTATAGAACTGCACCGATCGACCGTTGGGATCTTCCAATGTTGTTACAGCAGGAGAGTTTCTGACCCAGAAGGGGCGAAGGCGACCAATTGCCTCCAGCAAAGCTGTTTCGAATTTTACAGTATTGTTTTCGTCACAGATGAAGTTGACCAT of Roseinatronobacter monicus contains these proteins:
- a CDS encoding peptidoglycan-binding domain-containing protein, whose translation is MIRILSLTAATFVLFTVQAIGQTPGQPVNIRNAGAFTCQEFQPVVRHEQRQLEKTAFLQWTAAYATAAARSNSLIDVFPIGDTWELLAMVNFICDENNTVKFETALLEAIGRLRPFWVRNSPAVTTLEDPNGRSVQFYSEASTALQTALNRFGAGLQVDGAFGNQTANAIRAINQRRGAQPWLTPDGELLYLLTRP